The nucleotide window CTTCCTTGGCGCCCAGGCTGGGCAGCACCTTGTCATTGAGCAGGTCCATCGCCTTGGCGTATTCGCCGCGGTTGACGGTGAAGCTGAAATCGGTCTTGCCGTCCTTGCTGACGTTCTGGATGATCACATCGACTTCGACGTTGGCGTCGGCCACCGCACCCAGGATCTGGTACGCGATACCGGGCTTGTCGGGCACGCCCATCACGGAGATCTTGGCCTCGTCGCGGTTGAATGCAATGCCGGAAACAATGGCTTGTTCCATGTGTTCGTCTTCCTCAAAAGTGATCAGGGTGCCGGATGCGGCTTCCTCGTTGATGTCAATATCCCAGGGGGTGAAGCTGCTCAGCACACGCAGCGGCACCTTGTATTTGCCGGCGAACTCCACCGAGCGGATTTGCAGGACCTTGGACCCCATGGAGGCCATCTCCAGCATCTCTTCAAAGCTCACTGTCTGCAGGCGGCGCGCCTCGGGCACCACGCGCGGGTCAGTGGTGTAGACGCCGTCCACATCGGTGTAGATCAGGCATTCATGCGCCTTCATGGCAGCGGCTACCGCCACGGCTGACGTGTCCGAGCCACCGCGTCCCAGCGTGGTGATGTGGCCTTCGTCGTCCACACCCTGGAAGCCGGTCACGATCACGACCTTGCCGGAATCCAGATCGGCGCGCACGCGCACGTCGTCAATCGATTCGATGCGGGCCTTGGTATAGGCGCTGTTGGTACGAATGGGGACTTGCCAGCCGGCGTAGCTGACCGATTCCATACCTTCGGCCTGCAGCGCGATGGCCAAGAGCGCGCTGGAGGCCTGCTCGCCGGTGGCGGCCAGCATGTCCAGCTCGCGGCCATAGGCCTCGCCCTGTTTGGACGGGGCCAGCTCTTTGGCCAGACCCAGGAGACGGTTGGTTTCGCCACTCATGGCGGAGGGAACGACCACCATCTGGTGGCCAGCGCGCGCCCATTTGGCAACGCGCTTGGCGACATTGCGGATGCGGTCCGTAGAACCCATCGACGTGCCGCCGTATTTGTGAACGATCAGAGCCATGAAATCTTGTTTTTTAAGAGCTAAACCGAAGGGGAACTAGGGATTGTACCAAGCCAACCCCGGGCCATTGCGCTGCACAAAGCCCTGCCCCACCTTGATATGGATGCGGTGACCCCGCGTGGTGCAGGCGGCCACCTGGTCCAGCAGCTCCTCCAGTTGGGCGGTGCTGGGAATAACCTGGTAGGTGAGCTTGAGCCAGTGCCGTAACAAATTGGCCTGGCGCGCGCGGCTGAGAAGCTGCACCTGCTTGATACGGGGCTGACTATCGCCGTCAGCGCATACGCCTGACCAATCCTGCTGCGCGACCTCATCCAGCAAGGCCTGCGCCTGCGCCGCATGGCTGGCGCTGCGCGCAAAAGTGTCACGAAACTGGGGAAACGCGGCCTGCAGGGCCGGCAACAGCCGCGCCCGAATGCGGTTGCGCGTGAAATTCTCATCCGTGTTGGTGGGGTCGTCCACAAAAGTAGCGCCCTGCTCCGCCAGCCAGAGGCGGATATCGGCTGCGCTGACGGCTAGCAACGGG belongs to Rhodoferax saidenbachensis and includes:
- the tilS gene encoding tRNA lysidine(34) synthetase TilS → MTQSLDAAMRGFQPALPLAVGLSGGADSTALLLACARQWPGQVVAFHVNHGLQAAAATFEQHCQALCAGLNVPLHIQKVDASARDGQSPEDAARIARYKAFSALARMETAQPAIQSIAIAQHADDQVETLLLALSRGAGLAGLSAMPARWQRDGIDYHRPLLAVSAADIRLWLAEQGATFVDDPTNTDENFTRNRIRARLLPALQAAFPQFRDTFARSASHAAQAQALLDEVAQQDWSGVCADGDSQPRIKQVQLLSRARQANLLRHWLKLTYQVIPSTAQLEELLDQVAACTTRGHRIHIKVGQGFVQRNGPGLAWYNP
- a CDS encoding aspartate kinase, yielding MALIVHKYGGTSMGSTDRIRNVAKRVAKWARAGHQMVVVPSAMSGETNRLLGLAKELAPSKQGEAYGRELDMLAATGEQASSALLAIALQAEGMESVSYAGWQVPIRTNSAYTKARIESIDDVRVRADLDSGKVVIVTGFQGVDDEGHITTLGRGGSDTSAVAVAAAMKAHECLIYTDVDGVYTTDPRVVPEARRLQTVSFEEMLEMASMGSKVLQIRSVEFAGKYKVPLRVLSSFTPWDIDINEEAASGTLITFEEDEHMEQAIVSGIAFNRDEAKISVMGVPDKPGIAYQILGAVADANVEVDVIIQNVSKDGKTDFSFTVNRGEYAKAMDLLNDKVLPSLGAKEVVGDTKICKVSIVGIGMRSHVGVAARMFRVLSEEGINIQMISTSEIKTSVVIDEKYMELAVRALHKAFDLDQPTA